One Triticum dicoccoides isolate Atlit2015 ecotype Zavitan chromosome 4B, WEW_v2.0, whole genome shotgun sequence genomic window carries:
- the LOC119294840 gene encoding receptor protein kinase TMK1-like: MQSPTVSTARRRRPAGFLLALAVLLAAVGAAAAAGGPASPQDAAAMQAVAKALGADKALSGWGTGDPCSWDGVTCDSGGRVTAVQVKNKGLTGTLAPEVRNLTALMRLELFSNSLTGPLPPLAGLDSLQILNIHDNRFTYIPGDFFKGLTALKEVYLDHNPFAAWPFPAGLADCVSLTNFSANSVNMTGTLPDFLGSMPSLQQLNLAMNSLSGPVPPSLAGATSLEVLWLNGQNGTDRLSGSISFVANLTKVTQLWLHSNAFTGPLPDFSGLTSLFELDLRDNQLTGPVPASLVNLKSLKNVSLGNNLLQGPTPNFAPSVEVDKSAGKNQFCLPPGQPCDPRVDLLLEVEAGFMYPAKLAAGWAGNDPCRYQLGVVCDSGKNITSLNFAKMGLNGSISPSIGKIATLQMLFLSDNNITGTVPKELAELPALRKVDLSNNNLYGKLPEFRKNVEVILDGNPNFGKPAPPPGPGGSSNDTKPGDGSGGSNKASSSTGVIVGSVVGAVAVLGLIAALGFYCYKRKQKPSGRVQSPHAMVIHPRHSGSDPDMVKITVAGGNANGGAATSEPYSQASSAPRDIHVVEAGNMVISIQVLRNVTNNFSQENILGRGGFGTVYKGELHDGTKIAVKRMESGVMGNKGLNEFKSEISVLTKVRHRNLVSLLGYCLDGNERILVYEYMPQGPVSQHLFEWKEHNLQPLEWKRRLSIALDVARGVEYLHSLAQQTFIHRDLKPSNILLGDDMKAKVADFGLVRLAPADGKCVSVETRLAGTFGYLAPEYAVTGRVTTKADVFSFGVILMELVTGRRALDDTQPEDSMHLVTWFRRMQLNNDTFQKAIDTTIDLDEETLASVSTVAQLAGHCCAREPHQRPDMGHAVNVLSTLSEVWKPADPDSDDSYGIDLDMTLPQALKKWQAFEDSSHFDGATSSFLASLDNTQTSIPTRPPGFADSFTSADGR, from the exons ATGCAGTCCCCCACCGTGTCcaccgcgcggcggcggcggcccgcgGGATTCCTCCTGGCCCTCGCCGTGCTCCTGGCGGCcgtcggcgcggcggcggcggcgggcggcccgGCCTCGCCGCAGGACGCCGCGGCGATGCAGGCGGTCGCCAAGGCGCTGGGCGCGGACAAGGCGCTCTCCGGATGGGGCACCGGCGACCCCTGCTCGTGGGACGGGGTGACCTGCGACTCCGGCGGCCGCGTCACCGCCGTCCAGGTCAAGAACAAAGGCCTGACGGGGACGCTGGCGCCCGAGGTCCGCAACCTCACCGCGCTCATGCGCCTCGAGCTCTTCAGCAACAGCCTCACCGGCCCGCTCCCCCCGCTGGCCGGCCTCGACTCGCTCCAGATCCTCAACATCCACGACAACCGCTTCACCTACATCCCGGGGGATTTCTTCAAGGGGCTCACCGCGCTCAAGGAGGTCTACCTCGACCACAACCCTTTCGCGGCGTGGCCGTTCCCGGCCGGCCTCGCCGACTGCGTCTCCCTCACCAACTTCTCCGCCAACAGTGTCAACATGACCGGGACGCTCCCGGACTTCCTCGGCTCGATGCCGTCCCTCCAGCAGCTCAATCTGGCAATGAACTCGCTGTCCGGACCCGTGCCGCCGTCTCTCGCCGGCGCGACGTCCCTTGAGGTGCTCTGGCTCAACGGCCAGAATGGGACCGACCGCCTCAGCGGGTCGATTAGCTTTGTGGCCAACCTGACTAAGGTCACGCAGCTGTGGCTGCACTCCAACGCCTTCACCGGCCCCTTGCCGGACTTCTCGGGGCTTACCAGCCTTTTTGAGTTGGATCTCCGGGACAACCAGCTCACCGGTCCGGTGCCAGCCAGTCTTGTCAACCTCAAGTCTCTGAAGAATGTGAGCCTGGGGAACAATTTGCTGCAGGGACCGACTCCCAACTTTGCTCCCTCTGTGGAAGTTGACAAGTCGGCGGGTAAAAATCAATTCTGCTTGCCGCCTGGACAGCCGTGTGATCCCCGTGTAGACCTGCTGCTGGAGGTAGAGGCTGGGTTCATGTACCCAGCGAAGCTCGCAGCTGGTTGGGCGGGGAACGACCCATGCAGATATCAGCTGGGCGTTGTATGTGATAGTGGTAAGAACATCACATCGCTGAATTTTGCCAAAATGGGGCTTAACGGGAGCATCTCACCATCTATCGGGAAGATTGCCACACTTCAGATGCTATTTCTTTCAGACAACAACATTACTGGCACGGTGCCGAAGGAGCTCGCTGAGTTGCCAGCACTGAGAAAGGTCGATCTGTCAAATAACAATCTATATGGGAAGCTTCCTGAATTTCGCAAGAATGTGGAGGTGATACTTGATGGCAACCCAAACTTTGGCAAGCCTGCTCCTCCGCCTGGACCAGGTGGTAGCAGCAATGACACTAAGCCTGGGGATGGAAGTGGTGGAAGCAACAAGGCTTCCTCTTCTACCGGCGTCATTGTTGGGTCAGTGGTTGGAGCTGTTGCTGTACTAGGCCTTATTGCTGCATTAGGGTTCTATTGCTATAAGAGAAAGCAGAAGCCTTCCGGAAGGGTGCAGAGTCCACATGCTATGGTCATCCATCCCCGGCACTCAGGGTCAGATCCTGACATGGTAAAGATCACAGTTGCTGGTGGAAATGCCAATGGTGGTGCGGCCACGAGCGAGCCATATAGCCAGGCAAGCAGTGCCCCCCGTGATATCCATGTCGTTGAGGCTGGGAATATGGTCATTTCAATTCAAGTACTGCGTAATGTGACCAACAACTTCAGTCAGGAGAACATCCTTGGTCGTGGTGGGTTTGGCACTGTCTACAAGGGTGAGCTCCATGATGGTACAAAAATTGCTGTGAAGCGAATGGAGTCTGGTGTTATGGGCAACAAGGGGTTAAACGAGTTCAAATCAGAGATTTCTGTGCTGACCAAGGTCCGTCATCGGAACCTTGTGTCGCTGCTTGGATACTGTCTTGATGGTAATGAGAGGATTCTTGTATATGAGTACATGCCACAGGGGCCAGTGAGCCAACACCTGTTTGAGTGGAAAGAACACAATTTGCAGCCATTGGAATGGAAGAGGCGACTCAGCATTGCGCTTGATGTTGCAAGAGGTGTTGAGTACctgcacagccttgctcagcaaacGTTCATCCACAGAGACTTGAAACCATCAaatatacttcttggtgatgacatgAAGGCCAAGGTGGCAGACTTTGGATTGGTGCGGCTTGCGCCAGCTGATGGGAAGTGTGTATCAGTAGAGACAAGGCTTGCTGGAACTTTTGGATATCTTGCCCCCGAGTATGCAG TTACTGGTCGTGTGACCACAAAAGCTGATGTCTTCAGCTTTGGTGTCATTTTGATGGAGCTGGTCACGGGACGCAGGGCGCTTGATGACACACAGCCTGAGGATAGCATGCACCTGGTTACATGGTTCCGGAGAATGCAGCTCAACAATGATACGTTCCAGAAGGCAATCGACACAACTATCGACCTTGATGAGGAGACCTTAGCCAGCGTTAGCACGGTCGCACAGCTCGCGGGTCACTGCTGTGCTAGGGAGCCACATCAGAGGCCCGACATGGGTCATGCCGTCAACGTGCTCTCCACCCTCTCGGAAGTGTGGAAGCCCGCAGACCCAGATTCAGACGACAGTTACGGCATCGACCTGGACATGACGCTGCCTCAGGCGCTGAAGAAATGGCAGGCCTTCGAGGACAGCAGCCATTTCGATGGCGCGACCTCTTCGTTCCTGGCGAGCCTGGATAACACCCAGACCAGCATCCCGACGCGGCCTCCAGGGTTTGCTGATTCCTTCACCTCCGCCGACGGAAGATAA